In a genomic window of Rhodovulum sp. P5:
- a CDS encoding TRAP transporter substrate-binding protein, translating to MKALKTLLATTAMITAATTAMAEKWDMPMAYAATNFHSEVGAHFAQCVTEGTGGKLEIVTHPSGSLFSGNEIKRAVQTGQANIGERLLSAHQNENPLYGVDSIPFLVSSFDQHEKLWAIAEPAVSEVLAEDNLHYLYSVPWPPQGFYFNKEVNSVEDMKGVKFRSYSTATARMAELTGMIPVQVEAAELSQALATGVAESFISSGATGYDRKVWEHLSHFYEVDAWLPRNAVFVNMGAWNGLDDETKAVMNDCATKAAAEGLERSKDYTQFTLNGLKEGGMTVQRAGDALVEDLKAIGATMTEEWLDQAGDTGRAIVEEYKGSM from the coding sequence ATGAAGGCACTGAAGACGCTTCTGGCCACCACGGCGATGATCACCGCCGCCACCACTGCCATGGCCGAGAAATGGGATATGCCGATGGCCTATGCGGCGACCAACTTCCATTCCGAGGTCGGCGCGCATTTTGCCCAATGCGTGACCGAGGGCACCGGCGGCAAGCTGGAAATCGTCACCCATCCGTCGGGCTCTCTGTTCTCGGGGAATGAGATCAAGCGCGCGGTGCAGACCGGTCAGGCCAATATCGGCGAGCGCCTGCTGTCGGCCCACCAGAACGAGAACCCGCTTTACGGCGTGGACTCGATCCCGTTCCTTGTGTCGTCCTTTGACCAGCATGAAAAGCTTTGGGCGATTGCCGAACCCGCGGTGAGCGAAGTGCTGGCCGAGGACAACCTGCATTACCTCTATTCCGTGCCGTGGCCGCCGCAGGGCTTCTACTTCAACAAGGAGGTCAACTCCGTCGAGGACATGAAAGGCGTGAAATTCCGCTCCTACTCCACCGCGACCGCCCGGATGGCGGAACTGACCGGGATGATCCCGGTGCAGGTGGAGGCCGCGGAACTGAGCCAGGCACTGGCCACCGGCGTTGCCGAAAGCTTCATCTCGTCGGGGGCCACCGGCTATGACCGCAAGGTGTGGGAACATCTGAGCCATTTCTACGAGGTCGACGCCTGGCTGCCCCGCAACGCCGTCTTCGTGAACATGGGCGCGTGGAACGGGCTGGACGATGAGACCAAGGCGGTGATGAACGACTGTGCCACGAAGGCCGCGGCCGAGGGGCTGGAACGGTCGAAGGACTACACCCAGTTCACCCTGAACGGCCTGAAGGAAGGCGGCATGACCGTGCAGCGCGCGGGCGATGCGCTGGTCGAGGACCTGAAGGCCATCGGCGCCACCATGACCGAGGAATGGCTGGATCAGGCCGGCGACACCGGCCGCGCCATCGTCGAGGAATACAAAGGCAGCATGTAA
- a CDS encoding sulfite exporter TauE/SafE family protein, whose protein sequence is MAPDVVPGLLPSLWLVAPILLIVFAGAIVQFGLGLGFGLVAAPLLALLDPGFVPVPTLLIGLATSSLAAWRERSAIVWPEVWTGTAGRAVGVALAALLLVRLPDRETFGLVFGAMTGLAVALSLAGLRLRFSRPRLVGTSLVSGIMGTITSVGAPPMAMIYQDRPGAEARPTLSAFFALGCVLSLTGLFWAGWFRLHDLALAALMVPGMLAGFAVSARLRGRFDRRYRPALLTVSGLAALMLIVRGLA, encoded by the coding sequence ATGGCGCCCGATGTCGTCCCGGGGCTGCTGCCGTCGCTTTGGCTGGTGGCGCCGATCCTGCTGATCGTGTTTGCCGGGGCCATCGTGCAGTTCGGCCTTGGCCTCGGCTTCGGGCTGGTGGCCGCGCCGCTTCTGGCGCTGCTTGATCCGGGTTTCGTGCCGGTGCCGACCCTGCTGATCGGTCTGGCGACGTCGTCACTGGCCGCGTGGCGCGAACGCAGCGCCATCGTCTGGCCAGAGGTCTGGACCGGCACCGCCGGGCGCGCCGTGGGGGTGGCTTTGGCCGCGCTGCTGCTGGTCCGGCTGCCGGACCGGGAAACCTTCGGGCTGGTGTTCGGTGCGATGACCGGGCTTGCCGTTGCGTTGTCGCTGGCGGGGCTACGGCTTCGGTTCAGCCGTCCGCGTCTTGTGGGCACATCGTTGGTGTCGGGCATCATGGGCACGATCACCTCGGTCGGGGCGCCGCCGATGGCCATGATCTATCAGGACCGGCCGGGGGCCGAAGCGCGGCCCACCCTGTCGGCGTTTTTTGCCTTGGGCTGTGTCCTGTCGTTGACGGGGCTGTTCTGGGCGGGGTGGTTCCGCCTGCATGATCTGGCCCTTGCCGCATTGATGGTGCCCGGCATGCTGGCGGGCTTCGCGGTGTCCGCGCGTCTCAGGGGCCGGTTCGACCGCCGCTATCGCCCCGCGCTGCT
- a CDS encoding enolase C-terminal domain-like protein — protein sequence MDDALQQRITGFDVWHCALPVRGQRVHGIGAVAGTVEVIILRLTAEDGTEGYGEASPWVVFTGSPEASLAALNRYIRPHVLGRKVAERDGIMAVARHAVVHCTEAKAALETALCDLAGRLTGRPVWAVLGGQGPAAIPLSCSIASPDFGADKALLARLSEDGVRIVKLKAGTHGPAFDLMRIGFIRETYPGMAIRVDYNQGLDRDTALRDVPEIARLAPDFIEQPVAADDWQTMAELRAALPVPLLADESIFGPADMRRAIEAGICDGVSVKIMKAGGLARAQEVARLAADAGLLAYGGDMFETGLAHLAGAHMIAATPEITLGCEFYQARYFLEDDLLAEPFPIEDGKVIVPDGPGLGLVPDMDKVMRHAVAGPGVQAA from the coding sequence ATGGACGACGCCCTGCAACAGCGGATCACCGGCTTCGACGTCTGGCATTGCGCCCTGCCGGTAAGGGGGCAGCGCGTTCACGGCATCGGTGCGGTGGCCGGAACGGTCGAGGTCATCATTCTGCGTCTGACGGCCGAGGACGGGACCGAGGGGTATGGCGAGGCCTCGCCCTGGGTCGTCTTCACCGGCTCGCCCGAGGCCAGCCTGGCCGCGCTGAACCGCTATATCCGGCCCCATGTGCTGGGCCGCAAGGTGGCGGAGCGGGACGGGATCATGGCCGTGGCCCGACACGCGGTCGTGCATTGCACCGAGGCGAAAGCGGCGCTGGAAACCGCGCTCTGCGATCTTGCGGGGCGGCTGACCGGGCGGCCGGTCTGGGCGGTGCTGGGCGGGCAGGGGCCCGCGGCGATCCCGCTGTCTTGTTCCATCGCGTCCCCCGATTTCGGGGCGGACAAGGCGCTTCTTGCACGGCTATCAGAGGACGGCGTGCGCATCGTCAAGCTGAAGGCCGGCACACATGGCCCGGCCTTCGACCTGATGCGGATCGGCTTCATCCGGGAAACCTATCCCGGCATGGCGATCCGGGTGGACTACAATCAGGGCCTCGACCGTGACACCGCCCTGCGCGACGTGCCCGAGATCGCCCGCCTTGCCCCGGATTTCATCGAACAGCCCGTCGCGGCCGACGACTGGCAAACCATGGCAGAGTTGCGCGCGGCGCTGCCCGTTCCGCTGCTCGCCGACGAAAGCATCTTCGGCCCGGCGGACATGCGCCGCGCCATCGAGGCGGGGATTTGCGACGGCGTGTCCGTCAAGATCATGAAGGCCGGGGGCCTTGCCCGCGCGCAGGAGGTCGCAAGGCTGGCCGCCGATGCGGGCCTTCTGGCCTATGGCGGCGACATGTTCGAAACGGGGCTGGCCCATCTTGCCGGGGCGCACATGATCGCGGCGACGCCCGAGATCACCTTGGGCTGCGAATTCTACCAGGCGCGGTATTTCCTTGAAGACGACCTGCTCGCCGAGCCCTTCCCGATCGAGGACGGCAAGGTGATCGTGCCCGACGGCCCGGGTCTTGGCCTCGTGCCCGACATGGACAAGGTGATGCGCCACGCGGTGGCCGGGCCGGGGGTGCAAGCGGCATGA
- a CDS encoding thiamine pyrophosphate-binding protein, which yields MTGAEAMVRMLQAHGVRHMFGLCGDTTLPFYDAMARLDHGIEHILTRDERHAGYMADGYARVTGRPGVCEGPSGGGATYILPGVVEANESSIPILAITTDVSTAARGRYPLTELDQPALFLPLTKFTASIDDAAVLPAKVRAAFRAMTTGRPGAAHLAFPFDTQKGATDPAEVWADTRHQTFPAERSAPEPEAIAAAAELLARSRRAVAICGGGPVIAGAFDELAKLSQLLDLPIATTVSGQGVIAETDPRAVGVVGTNGGVPATRAVVEEADLILFIGCRAGSVTTERWRVPRPGVPVIHIDSDPMVIGANYPTEVAICADAKLALAALAAAVAEAPDHSGAKRAAQAWAQKAAAFAPLAASDARPIRPERVVATLQEVLELDAILVADPGTPCPYFSAHYRWPQAGRQFITNRAHGALGYALAAAMGAHVGRPGVKTVAAMGDGSFGFCCGELETLVRHRMPITSIVFSNATFGWIKAGQKSGFGERYYNVDFGRTDHAAVARAFGVAAWTVEDPADLAPVLKRALNHDGPTLVDIIAQPLHEAAAPVSEWVA from the coding sequence ATGACCGGGGCAGAGGCGATGGTGCGGATGCTTCAGGCCCACGGCGTGCGCCACATGTTCGGGCTGTGCGGGGATACCACGCTGCCATTCTACGATGCGATGGCACGGCTCGACCACGGGATCGAGCATATCCTGACCCGGGACGAACGCCACGCAGGCTATATGGCCGATGGCTATGCCCGCGTCACCGGGCGACCGGGGGTGTGCGAAGGCCCCTCGGGCGGCGGTGCGACATATATCCTGCCCGGCGTGGTGGAGGCGAACGAAAGCTCCATCCCGATCCTTGCCATCACCACCGATGTTTCGACCGCCGCGCGGGGGCGCTATCCGCTGACGGAACTTGACCAGCCTGCGCTGTTCTTGCCACTGACGAAGTTCACGGCATCCATTGACGATGCCGCCGTGCTGCCGGCCAAGGTGCGGGCCGCATTCCGCGCGATGACGACGGGACGCCCGGGCGCGGCGCATCTTGCCTTTCCCTTCGACACGCAGAAAGGCGCCACCGACCCGGCAGAGGTCTGGGCCGACACGCGCCACCAGACCTTCCCGGCGGAGCGTAGCGCGCCGGAGCCCGAGGCCATCGCGGCCGCGGCGGAACTGCTGGCCCGGTCGCGAAGGGCGGTGGCCATCTGCGGCGGCGGCCCGGTGATCGCGGGGGCGTTTGACGAACTGGCCAAGCTCTCGCAACTTCTGGATCTGCCCATCGCGACGACCGTGTCCGGGCAGGGCGTGATCGCCGAAACGGACCCCCGCGCGGTGGGCGTGGTGGGCACCAACGGGGGCGTACCGGCCACCCGCGCGGTGGTGGAAGAGGCCGACCTGATCCTTTTCATCGGCTGCCGGGCCGGGTCGGTGACGACCGAACGCTGGCGGGTGCCGCGCCCCGGCGTGCCGGTGATCCATATCGACAGCGATCCGATGGTGATCGGCGCGAACTACCCGACCGAGGTGGCGATCTGCGCCGATGCGAAACTGGCGCTGGCCGCGCTGGCCGCGGCGGTGGCCGAGGCACCGGATCATTCCGGGGCGAAACGCGCGGCGCAGGCTTGGGCGCAGAAGGCAGCCGCCTTCGCCCCCCTTGCCGCCAGCGATGCCCGCCCGATCCGGCCCGAACGTGTCGTCGCGACCTTGCAGGAGGTTCTGGAACTCGACGCGATCCTTGTCGCCGATCCGGGAACGCCATGCCCCTATTTCTCGGCCCATTACCGGTGGCCGCAGGCGGGGCGGCAGTTCATCACGAACCGCGCCCACGGCGCGCTGGGCTATGCGCTGGCCGCCGCGATGGGCGCCCATGTGGGGCGGCCGGGGGTCAAGACGGTTGCGGCGATGGGCGACGGGTCCTTCGGGTTTTGCTGTGGAGAGTTGGAGACGCTTGTCCGCCACCGGATGCCCATCACCTCCATCGTGTTCTCGAACGCCACGTTCGGCTGGATCAAGGCGGGGCAGAAGTCCGGTTTCGGGGAGCGGTATTACAACGTCGATTTCGGCCGGACGGACCATGCGGCGGTGGCGCGGGCTTTCGGCGTGGCCGCCTGGACGGTGGAGGACCCCGCCGATCTTGCCCCGGTGCTGAAGCGCGCGTTGAACCACGACGGGCCGACGCTGGTGGACATCATCGCGCAGCCGCTGCACGAGGCCGCGGCGCCCGTATCGGAATGGGTGGCCTGA
- a CDS encoding TRAP transporter small permease, whose protein sequence is MAAARALRRILDFLYLLGGVIASFFLIAILVIIVLQMLARWTGQTFPGATDYAGYCMASASFFAFAYALNHGAHIRVSLFLTALGERRRWGEFWCFGIGAVITTYFARYAIKGTYWSYKLDDISQGLDKTPIWIPQIAMSVGTVLLAICFWDHLIRLIFTGDHGIRRDLVDQSHAE, encoded by the coding sequence ATGGCAGCGGCACGGGCGCTCAGGCGCATACTGGATTTTCTATATCTGCTGGGCGGGGTCATCGCCTCGTTCTTCCTGATCGCGATCCTTGTGATCATCGTGCTGCAAATGCTGGCCCGCTGGACCGGGCAGACCTTTCCCGGCGCGACCGACTATGCGGGCTATTGCATGGCGTCGGCGTCCTTCTTCGCCTTTGCCTATGCGCTGAACCACGGCGCCCATATCCGCGTCTCGCTGTTCCTGACGGCCTTGGGGGAGCGGCGCCGCTGGGGGGAGTTTTGGTGTTTCGGCATCGGGGCGGTCATCACGACCTATTTTGCCCGCTATGCGATCAAGGGCACCTACTGGTCCTACAAGCTTGATGACATCAGCCAGGGGCTCGACAAGACGCCGATCTGGATCCCGCAGATCGCGATGTCGGTCGGTACGGTTCTTCTTGCGATCTGTTTCTGGGATCACCTGATCCGCCTGATCTTTACCGGCGATCACGGCATCCGCCGCGATCTGGTCGACCAGAGCCATGCCGAATAG
- a CDS encoding TRAP transporter large permease — MEQLAPIAIFLFVLFLLLGSGVWVGLALMGVAYVGMELFTTRPAGDAMITKIWSSSSSWTLTALPLFIWMGEILYRTRLSEDMFKGLSPWMARLPGGLIHTNIVGCTVFAAVSGSSAATLTTVGKMSIPELRRRDYPENMVIGTLAGAATLGLMIPPSLTLIVYGVTINESITKLFMAGVLPGLVLAGMFMAYVAITSFVSRSFNPQPEPPMTMLERVKNSRFLIPVICLILVVIGSMYMGYATATEAAAFGVIGALVLAATQGSLTFGTFTESLMGAVRTSAMIALILSGAAFLSLSMGFTGLPRGLADLIASWDLSTFQLLMALLVFYIVLGMFLDGISSVVLTMAVVEPMIRQAGIDIIWFGIFIVVVVEMAQITPPIGFNLFVLQGMTGHEMTFIAKAAIPMFLIMVVMVFVLIAFPELATWLPENIRQRAGG; from the coding sequence ATGGAACAACTCGCCCCCATCGCGATCTTCCTGTTCGTTTTGTTCCTGCTGCTGGGGTCCGGCGTCTGGGTCGGGCTGGCCCTGATGGGCGTGGCCTATGTGGGGATGGAGCTTTTCACCACCCGCCCGGCGGGCGACGCGATGATCACCAAGATATGGTCCTCCTCCTCCTCATGGACATTGACGGCGCTGCCCCTGTTCATCTGGATGGGGGAAATCCTCTATCGCACCCGATTATCGGAGGACATGTTCAAGGGGCTCAGCCCCTGGATGGCGCGGCTGCCCGGCGGGTTGATCCACACCAATATCGTCGGCTGCACGGTATTCGCGGCGGTCTCGGGCTCGTCCGCGGCGACGCTGACCACGGTGGGCAAGATGTCGATCCCGGAACTGCGCCGAAGGGACTATCCCGAGAACATGGTCATCGGTACGCTGGCAGGGGCGGCGACGCTGGGGCTGATGATCCCGCCCTCGCTGACGCTGATCGTCTATGGCGTGACGATCAACGAGTCGATCACCAAGCTGTTCATGGCGGGGGTTCTGCCCGGTCTGGTGCTGGCGGGGATGTTCATGGCCTATGTCGCCATCACGTCTTTCGTGTCGCGGTCGTTCAACCCGCAGCCCGAACCGCCGATGACGATGCTGGAGCGGGTCAAGAACTCCCGCTTCCTGATCCCGGTGATCTGCCTGATCCTCGTGGTGATCGGGTCGATGTATATGGGATACGCCACCGCGACGGAGGCCGCGGCCTTCGGCGTGATCGGCGCGCTGGTGCTGGCCGCGACCCAAGGGTCGCTGACCTTCGGCACCTTTACCGAAAGCCTGATGGGCGCGGTGCGGACCTCTGCCATGATCGCGCTGATCCTGTCGGGCGCAGCGTTCCTGTCTCTGTCGATGGGGTTCACCGGGCTGCCGCGGGGGCTGGCCGACCTGATCGCAAGCTGGGATCTGTCGACATTCCAGCTTCTGATGGCGCTTCTGGTTTTCTACATCGTGCTGGGCATGTTCCTTGACGGGATTTCCTCGGTCGTGCTGACCATGGCGGTGGTGGAGCCGATGATCCGGCAGGCGGGCATCGACATCATCTGGTTCGGCATCTTCATCGTGGTGGTGGTCGAGATGGCGCAGATCACGCCGCCCATCGGGTTCAACCTGTTCGTGCTGCAGGGGATGACGGGGCACGAGATGACGTTCATCGCCAAGGCCGCGATCCCGATGTTCCTGATCATGGTGGTGATGGTGTTTGTCCTGATCGCCTTTCCGGAGCTTGCCACATGGCTGCCGGAAAATATCCGGCAAAGGGCCGGAGGCTGA
- a CDS encoding ester cyclase — protein sequence MPNSPRKARLSLFLDRVWSGGDASAVDEFVAESYTIHNDPGDPWEGQTLTRAGFRDRLVQSRAAAPDQTFTPLRMIEEGDSIAVLWDWAGTHLGDLPGVPATGRPIRMTGATVYDFDAEDRLTGHWQIADRLGVYRQITA from the coding sequence ATGCCGAATAGCCCGCGCAAAGCCCGCCTTTCCCTGTTCCTCGACCGGGTCTGGTCCGGGGGCGATGCGTCCGCCGTCGACGAATTCGTCGCCGAGAGCTACACGATTCACAACGATCCCGGCGATCCGTGGGAAGGGCAGACGCTGACCCGCGCCGGGTTCAGGGACCGGCTTGTGCAGTCCCGCGCCGCCGCGCCCGATCAGACCTTCACGCCGTTGCGGATGATCGAGGAAGGCGACAGCATTGCCGTTCTCTGGGACTGGGCCGGGACCCATCTGGGCGACCTGCCGGGCGTCCCTGCCACGGGCCGCCCGATCCGCATGACCGGCGCGACGGTCTATGATTTCGACGCCGAGGATCGCCTGACCGGTCATTGGCAGATCGCCGACCGGCTGGGCGTCTATCGCCAGATCACTGCTTGA
- a CDS encoding FAD-binding oxidoreductase, giving the protein MSDPAKTVAVIGAGIVGVATAIWLQRAGHRVVLIDRKGPAGGASFGNAGLLASSSVVPVPVPGLAAKAPGMLFDPMKPLFLKWGYLPRLAPWLARYLSHANGPAVRRRAAALHTLIGDSLADHQALAAGTRAERWIVPSDYVFLYGKRQDYECDAFGWGIRRELGIDWEVLEGDAVRAYDPAIGKGIGCAVRLGGHGRIADPGRYVADLAAHAEAQGARLIIGEVSDIVRNGGHVTGIRVGGETVPCDAAVIATGAWSGPLARRLGVNVPLETERGYHLDLWEPSVMPRSVVMIAAGKFLATPMAGRLRLAGVVEFGGLEAPPSRAPFRLLERLVQDALPGLTWQRREEWMGHRPAMADSLPAIGPVPGLTGAFLGFGHDHVGLTAGAKTGRILAQLVSGTPPNIDLAPFGPTRFQ; this is encoded by the coding sequence ATGAGCGACCCGGCCAAGACGGTTGCCGTGATCGGCGCAGGCATCGTGGGCGTGGCGACCGCGATATGGTTGCAGCGGGCCGGGCACCGGGTGGTGTTGATTGACCGAAAAGGCCCGGCGGGCGGCGCGTCCTTCGGCAATGCCGGACTCTTGGCGTCCTCGTCGGTCGTTCCGGTGCCGGTGCCCGGTCTGGCGGCCAAGGCGCCGGGGATGCTGTTCGACCCGATGAAGCCGCTGTTCCTGAAATGGGGCTACCTGCCGCGCTTGGCGCCGTGGCTTGCCCGGTATCTGTCCCACGCCAATGGGCCCGCCGTCCGGCGCCGGGCCGCGGCCCTGCACACGCTGATCGGCGACAGCCTTGCCGACCATCAGGCGCTGGCCGCCGGAACGCGGGCGGAGCGGTGGATCGTGCCGTCCGATTACGTGTTCCTTTATGGCAAGCGGCAGGATTATGAGTGCGACGCCTTCGGCTGGGGCATTCGACGGGAGCTTGGCATCGACTGGGAGGTGCTGGAGGGCGACGCGGTCCGGGCCTATGACCCGGCCATCGGCAAGGGCATCGGCTGTGCGGTGCGGTTGGGTGGCCACGGCCGGATCGCCGATCCCGGGCGTTATGTGGCGGACCTTGCCGCCCATGCCGAGGCGCAGGGCGCGCGGCTGATCATCGGTGAGGTGTCGGACATCGTGCGGAACGGGGGCCATGTCACCGGCATCCGCGTGGGTGGTGAGACGGTGCCCTGCGACGCCGCGGTGATCGCCACCGGCGCATGGTCTGGCCCGCTGGCCCGGCGCCTTGGGGTAAACGTGCCGCTGGAAACCGAGCGCGGCTATCACCTGGACCTGTGGGAACCCAGCGTGATGCCGCGGTCGGTTGTAATGATCGCGGCGGGCAAGTTTCTGGCCACCCCGATGGCGGGGCGCCTGCGGCTGGCCGGCGTGGTGGAGTTCGGCGGGCTGGAGGCGCCGCCGTCGCGCGCGCCCTTCCGCCTGCTGGAGCGGCTGGTGCAAGACGCGCTGCCGGGCCTGACATGGCAGCGGCGCGAGGAATGGATGGGCCACCGCCCCGCGATGGCCGATTCCCTTCCGGCAATCGGTCCGGTGCCGGGGCTGACCGGGGCGTTCCTTGGCTTTGGCCATGACCATGTGGGTCTGACCGCGGGGGCCAAGACCGGCCGCATCCTTGCGCAGCTCGTCTCGGGCACGCCGCCCAATATTGACCTTGCGCCCTTCGGCCCAACACGGTTTCAATGA
- a CDS encoding aspartate/glutamate racemase family protein, translating into MSKVTGGKAISGAAVGILMLEARFPRIPGDVGNAETWPFPVLYRVVRQATPDRVVCKGAEGLLQDFIAAARDLVADGVDGITTNCGFLSLYQKDLADAVEVPVAASSLMQVPMVNALLPRGKRAGILTISASSLTAAHLAAAGVPDGTAIGTTEGGREFTRVILGNETEMDVDLARRDNVEAARTLARTHADLGAIVLECTNMVPYAADIQHATGLPVYSMVDFITWFRMGLRPARFPAPAVLPED; encoded by the coding sequence ATGTCAAAGGTCACGGGCGGCAAGGCGATTTCCGGGGCAGCGGTCGGCATCCTGATGCTGGAGGCGCGGTTTCCCCGCATTCCCGGCGATGTCGGCAATGCCGAGACCTGGCCCTTCCCGGTGCTCTACCGCGTGGTGCGACAGGCCACCCCCGACCGCGTCGTCTGCAAGGGGGCGGAGGGGCTGTTGCAGGACTTCATCGCCGCGGCCCGCGATCTGGTCGCCGACGGGGTGGACGGGATCACCACCAATTGCGGGTTCCTGTCGCTCTACCAGAAGGATCTGGCCGATGCGGTAGAGGTGCCTGTTGCGGCATCCTCGCTGATGCAGGTGCCGATGGTCAACGCCCTGCTGCCCCGGGGCAAGCGCGCCGGGATCCTGACGATTTCCGCCTCCAGCCTGACCGCGGCGCATCTGGCCGCCGCCGGTGTCCCCGACGGCACCGCCATCGGCACGACCGAGGGCGGACGGGAATTCACCCGCGTGATCCTGGGCAACGAGACGGAGATGGACGTGGACCTTGCCCGCCGCGACAATGTCGAGGCCGCCCGGACGCTGGCCCGCACCCATGCGGATCTGGGCGCGATCGTTCTGGAATGCACCAACATGGTGCCCTACGCGGCCGACATCCAGCACGCCACCGGCCTGCCGGTCTATTCCATGGTCGACTTCATCACATGGTTTCGGATGGGGCTGCGGCCTGCACGTTTCCCCGCCCCAGCGGTCCTGCCGGAGGACTGA